From the Roseiconus lacunae genome, one window contains:
- a CDS encoding TIGR00266 family protein translates to MQYELLSRPAMTVARLTLAAGESITCEVGAMIAMNGGFNVETTSRKKGGGGGLAKGLKRMFAGESFFLNHFTATQPEQSLIIGPAMLGDIMYYQMTGGTLVVQGSSWLASSTGIEIDATWQGLGKALFSGESMFWVKCSGTGDLLLNSFGAIHCVEVNGEYVVDTGHIVAFEDTLQFKIGKAGKSLVGSFLGGEGLVCKFSGQGRLYFQSHNPPSFGKLLGPKLKAR, encoded by the coding sequence ATGCAATACGAACTTTTGTCACGACCCGCGATGACGGTCGCCAGGCTAACCCTCGCGGCCGGCGAATCGATTACCTGTGAAGTCGGCGCGATGATCGCGATGAACGGCGGCTTTAATGTCGAAACGACGAGCCGAAAAAAGGGCGGCGGCGGTGGCTTGGCCAAAGGTCTTAAGCGAATGTTTGCCGGCGAGAGTTTCTTTCTCAATCACTTTACGGCAACCCAGCCCGAGCAATCGTTGATTATCGGCCCGGCGATGCTCGGTGACATTATGTATTACCAGATGACCGGTGGGACGCTGGTCGTACAAGGGTCCAGTTGGCTTGCATCGTCGACCGGGATCGAAATCGATGCCACGTGGCAAGGTTTGGGAAAAGCGCTTTTCAGCGGCGAGAGTATGTTTTGGGTCAAGTGCAGCGGGACCGGTGATTTGCTGCTCAACAGCTTCGGCGCGATTCACTGCGTCGAGGTCAATGGCGAGTATGTCGTCGATACCGGTCACATCGTCGCCTTTGAAGACACGTTGCAGTTCAAGATCGGAAAGGCCGGCAAGAGCTTGGTCGGTAGCTTCCTCGGCGGCGAAGGTCTGGTGTGTAAGTTCAGCGGCCAGGGGCGACTGTATTTTCAATCGCACAACCCACCCAGCTTTGGCAAACTGCTTGGGCCAAAACTGAAAGCACGTTGA
- a CDS encoding DUF3467 domain-containing protein yields the protein MSDEQPPEDGQQGSGNSQNPPLRARVPDHVAAGAYSTGAIVMTGPSEFIVDFLRTIGRPHIVASRVVIPHQVMPQLIEALQTNLEIYRNRFGDPFTPQPQPTDPEARRPTPQEIYDDLKLPDEVLSGTYANGVMIGHDQLGFGLDFLTSFFPQSAVSSRVFVAAGQVPRLIDSLKGAVRQLEQRRQNPNMNPPQQSDDDAAPPTPPGGASNDPPESDK from the coding sequence ATGTCTGACGAACAGCCCCCCGAAGACGGGCAGCAAGGATCAGGGAATTCACAGAATCCGCCGCTGCGAGCCCGTGTTCCCGACCACGTTGCGGCGGGGGCGTACAGTACTGGGGCAATCGTGATGACCGGGCCGAGTGAATTCATTGTGGATTTTCTTCGGACGATCGGTCGGCCACACATCGTCGCTTCACGGGTCGTTATTCCGCATCAAGTGATGCCACAGTTGATCGAGGCTCTGCAAACGAACTTGGAAATTTACCGAAATCGATTTGGTGATCCGTTTACCCCGCAGCCCCAGCCAACCGATCCAGAGGCACGACGCCCAACTCCTCAAGAGATCTATGACGACTTGAAGCTTCCCGACGAAGTACTCAGTGGCACCTACGCCAACGGAGTGATGATCGGGCACGATCAGTTGGGATTTGGCCTCGATTTTTTGACCAGTTTCTTTCCGCAATCGGCGGTGAGTTCGCGTGTATTTGTGGCGGCGGGTCAGGTCCCGCGTCTTATCGATTCGCTCAAGGGTGCCGTGCGGCAATTGGAACAGCGCCGCCAGAACCCCAACATGAATCCACCTCAGCAGTCCGATGACGATGCGGCACCGCCTACTCCGCCGGGTGGTGCTTCGAACGATCCCCCCGAATCCGACAAATAG
- a CDS encoding TIGR00266 family protein, giving the protein MIQFACPSCNKHYKVADEMAGKKGKCKECGQIMMIPELPTASQSSIEAAPPEDPTPNPAFGTNDPSRLSATSPSGGVFDAPTQAPGMDAGSDPFGASEVGQVPDGQTGSDPFFAGSPLPSGGQFPAGSVPTSAVRNVGDGTLTGESSDLKFEITQRPDFSLLKVEIDTGKKVFAEPSAMVSMSPSIHLEAGFKGGLGKTFGRMLGGESLIINTFTAQSGPGEVLFAGGMAGDVAYYRLEGRPIMLQRGAYMLNGPGVEVTGKWQGAKGFFGGEGLVLLKATGAGDLFFNSYGAILEVDVTDDFIVDTGYIVAFEESLDYRVTVLPGLRKGGKIKSFFFGGEGLVCQFSGQGRVWVQTRQVSSFLSWVNAFRPTKSN; this is encoded by the coding sequence ATGATTCAGTTCGCTTGCCCTTCCTGTAATAAGCACTACAAGGTTGCTGACGAGATGGCTGGCAAGAAAGGGAAATGCAAAGAATGCGGGCAGATCATGATGATCCCCGAGCTGCCGACCGCTTCGCAGTCATCGATCGAGGCGGCACCGCCGGAAGACCCGACGCCAAATCCAGCCTTTGGAACCAATGATCCGTCGCGTCTATCCGCCACGTCGCCCTCCGGTGGAGTGTTCGATGCTCCAACGCAGGCCCCAGGGATGGATGCGGGATCAGACCCCTTCGGAGCGTCTGAAGTCGGGCAGGTGCCCGACGGTCAGACGGGGTCGGATCCATTCTTTGCCGGTTCACCACTTCCTTCCGGTGGTCAGTTTCCGGCCGGATCGGTGCCCACCTCGGCGGTGCGGAATGTGGGCGATGGTACGCTGACGGGTGAGTCGTCAGATCTTAAATTCGAGATTACTCAGCGACCCGACTTTTCGCTTTTGAAGGTCGAGATCGACACGGGGAAAAAGGTGTTCGCAGAGCCGTCGGCGATGGTTTCGATGTCGCCGTCGATTCACTTGGAAGCCGGCTTCAAAGGCGGACTTGGGAAAACGTTTGGGCGAATGCTCGGTGGCGAGAGCTTGATAATCAACACCTTTACCGCCCAGTCCGGTCCCGGCGAAGTACTCTTCGCCGGCGGGATGGCAGGCGACGTCGCGTACTATCGGTTGGAAGGCCGACCGATCATGTTGCAGCGCGGGGCGTATATGTTGAATGGGCCCGGAGTGGAGGTGACCGGGAAGTGGCAAGGTGCGAAAGGGTTCTTCGGCGGCGAAGGGTTGGTGCTGCTGAAAGCGACCGGAGCCGGCGACTTGTTCTTCAATTCTTACGGTGCGATTTTGGAAGTCGACGTTACCGACGACTTCATCGTTGACACGGGGTACATCGTCGCGTTCGAGGAATCGCTGGACTATCGGGTGACGGTTCTGCCGGGACTTCGCAAGGGCGGAAAGATCAAGTCGTTCTTCTTTGGCGGTGAAGGCCTGGTTTGTCAGTTCTCTGGACAGGGACGTGTGTGGGTTCAAACTCGGCAAGTGTCGTCGTTTCTGTCCTGGGTCAATGCCTTTCGGCCGACCAAAAGCAACTAG
- a CDS encoding DUF1573 domain-containing protein — MLQRLAPSHLWRPSLLPADRVTHLWRLLLLFVGLCVSLSSTSAQAQQTNWAEKMFKTTEHDFRAVGRGANCEYYFEFTNLYQDDVHIAGVRSSCGCTTPTVSKDLLKSRETGAVIAKFNTSSFIGQKSATITVVIDRPYYAEVRLKVEGYIRTDITFDPPEVAFGELKSGEESEQDITVTHTGNSNWQITDVRSHCEHLQVKLGAPQKSPGTVRYRMRVKVLETMPEGDVREQLTLISNDTRFPTTEMSVNGRIRPSLSVSPAAVNLGTSKPGAVVEKRLVIRGEEPFSITEVVCADQRFEFDTPPGEKKLHFVTMRFKAGDDADQVGQEIRINTDLKGGRSVKCVATGAIEG; from the coding sequence ATGCTTCAACGGCTTGCCCCGTCCCACCTTTGGCGTCCTTCTTTACTGCCCGCTGACCGAGTGACCCATCTGTGGCGGTTGCTGCTGTTATTCGTCGGGCTTTGCGTTTCGCTTTCGTCTACTTCTGCACAGGCCCAGCAAACGAATTGGGCTGAGAAGATGTTCAAGACGACCGAGCACGATTTCCGTGCCGTCGGACGCGGGGCTAATTGCGAGTATTACTTCGAATTCACCAACTTGTACCAGGACGACGTCCATATCGCGGGCGTCCGATCAAGTTGTGGTTGCACGACGCCCACGGTTTCCAAGGATCTGTTGAAGTCGCGTGAAACTGGCGCGGTGATCGCAAAGTTCAACACGAGTAGCTTCATCGGGCAAAAGTCGGCAACAATCACAGTCGTCATCGATCGCCCGTACTACGCCGAAGTCCGTTTGAAGGTCGAAGGCTACATTCGCACCGATATCACCTTTGATCCGCCGGAAGTTGCTTTCGGTGAGTTAAAGTCGGGCGAGGAATCCGAGCAAGACATCACGGTGACTCATACCGGCAACAGCAACTGGCAAATCACCGATGTTCGCAGTCACTGTGAGCACTTGCAGGTCAAGCTGGGGGCCCCGCAAAAATCACCCGGGACGGTCCGCTACCGAATGCGGGTGAAGGTATTGGAAACAATGCCGGAGGGAGACGTTCGCGAGCAGTTGACGTTGATTAGCAACGACACGCGGTTCCCAACGACCGAGATGTCAGTCAACGGGCGAATCCGGCCGTCGTTGAGTGTCTCTCCGGCGGCGGTCAATCTGGGAACCAGCAAGCCGGGTGCTGTCGTGGAAAAACGCTTGGTCATCCGCGGGGAAGAGCCCTTTTCAATAACCGAAGTCGTTTGTGCGGATCAGCGATTCGAGTTTGATACCCCACCAGGCGAGAAAAAGTTGCACTTCGTCACGATGCGTTTCAAAGCGGGCGATGACGCCGATCAGGTCGGGCAGGAGATTCGGATCAATACTGACTTGAAAGGCGGTCGCAGTGTGAAGTGCGTCGCCACCGGCGCGATCGAAGGCTAA
- a CDS encoding transporter: protein MSIEVPFDIGDLMLLRKLTFALAVASASVGVAAEGRKSLADKHGPAGIMGDHLHEPGEWMVEYKFMLMSMEDNLIGKDKVSDAEAIGPPGMPAGINVDGVMTNAGAAPTNMTMEMHMLHVMYGYNEDVTLYSMLMLPSLTMDHIRGDMNPAGRGSSFTTHNSGFGDTSFGALLRMYSDECQDWIANLGCSVPTGDIYRESTIPTGGAASQALPYPMRLGSGTFNFKPGLTYKRFGEWWSLGYQFQTDLPIGRNYRGYSVGDEFRFNSWTSVLLTDNWAVSLRGEHLWRTAFDGEDPATANMVIATNVEDFRGGYWYNIGIGTQFMKAGHYFNFEFVPTVAQDLDGIQLETDYSVIASWSKAW from the coding sequence ATGTCGATTGAAGTTCCGTTTGACATAGGCGACTTGATGTTACTTCGAAAACTAACCTTCGCGTTGGCTGTTGCGTCTGCATCGGTGGGTGTGGCCGCCGAGGGAAGGAAATCCTTGGCCGATAAGCATGGTCCTGCCGGGATCATGGGAGATCACCTTCACGAGCCCGGCGAGTGGATGGTGGAATACAAGTTCATGTTGATGTCGATGGAAGATAACCTGATCGGCAAGGACAAGGTTTCAGATGCAGAGGCAATCGGGCCGCCAGGAATGCCTGCCGGGATCAACGTCGATGGTGTCATGACCAACGCCGGTGCCGCGCCGACGAACATGACAATGGAAATGCACATGTTACACGTCATGTACGGTTACAACGAAGACGTCACGTTGTATTCAATGCTGATGTTACCCAGCTTGACGATGGATCATATTCGCGGTGACATGAATCCAGCCGGTCGCGGATCATCGTTCACGACCCACAACAGTGGCTTTGGCGACACCTCGTTCGGTGCTTTGCTGCGAATGTACAGTGACGAATGCCAAGACTGGATCGCGAATCTCGGGTGCAGCGTTCCGACGGGCGACATCTATCGCGAGTCAACGATTCCGACCGGCGGCGCGGCTTCGCAGGCCCTGCCCTATCCGATGCGCCTAGGGAGCGGCACGTTCAACTTCAAGCCCGGTTTGACCTACAAGCGTTTTGGTGAGTGGTGGTCGTTGGGATACCAATTCCAAACCGATCTGCCGATCGGCCGAAACTACCGCGGCTATAGCGTCGGCGATGAGTTTCGTTTCAACAGTTGGACGAGCGTGCTCTTGACGGACAACTGGGCCGTTTCGCTACGCGGAGAACACTTGTGGCGAACCGCTTTTGACGGCGAAGACCCTGCGACCGCAAACATGGTGATCGCGACGAACGTCGAAGATTTCCGCGGCGGATACTGGTACAACATCGGGATCGGGACGCAGTTCATGAAAGCGGGGCACTACTTCAACTTTGAATTTGTCCCCACCGTCGCGCAAGACCTAGATGGGATCCAGCTCGAGACCGATTATTCGGTGATCGCGAGCTGGTCGAAAGCCTGGTAG
- a CDS encoding TIGR00266 family protein: MHTEIRDKPSFANLYVRLEPGEQIIAEADAMASMDGSVEMSTQWSGGPAQGVLKRIFGGESMFVNTFTTSSGGELVLTQSFPGDMQCLELNGNTMFLQPGAFIACEPSVKLGLGWAGVRMFIAREGLFRLKVSGHGKVWFGAYGGIFEREIDEEYIVDTGHLVAYEPTIGVRVGMAGGIFSSFFSGEGLITRVNGPGKIYMQSRSFDGLAAWTNAHLW, from the coding sequence ATGCACACCGAGATTCGCGACAAACCATCCTTTGCCAACTTGTATGTCCGGTTGGAACCTGGTGAGCAAATCATTGCCGAAGCGGATGCGATGGCAAGTATGGACGGGTCGGTTGAAATGTCGACACAGTGGAGTGGTGGGCCCGCCCAAGGCGTACTCAAACGGATCTTCGGTGGCGAATCGATGTTCGTCAACACGTTTACGACGTCATCCGGCGGCGAGTTAGTGTTGACGCAATCGTTTCCCGGTGACATGCAGTGCCTGGAGCTCAACGGCAACACCATGTTTCTTCAGCCGGGGGCGTTCATCGCTTGTGAACCGAGCGTCAAACTGGGGCTCGGTTGGGCGGGAGTCCGGATGTTCATCGCCCGTGAAGGTCTATTCCGCTTGAAGGTCAGTGGCCATGGCAAGGTTTGGTTCGGTGCGTATGGCGGGATCTTTGAGCGAGAAATCGATGAGGAGTACATCGTCGATACAGGGCATTTAGTCGCTTACGAGCCGACCATCGGTGTTCGCGTCGGGATGGCCGGCGGCATCTTTTCGAGTTTTTTCAGCGGCGAAGGGTTGATCACCCGGGTCAACGGACCGGGCAAAATTTACATGCAGTCACGCTCGTTTGACGGGTTGGCGGCTTGGACGAACGCGCATCTTTGGTAG
- the carA gene encoding glutamine-hydrolyzing carbamoyl-phosphate synthase small subunit, with amino-acid sequence MSVTAKLALEDGTIFTGQGFGAEGEISGEVVFNTSMTGYQEILTDPSYRGQIVTMTYPEIGNYGVNSIDVEHEKPSLAGFIVREESRVFSNYRAEGDLAGYLKSNNIVALAGIDTRALVRRIRVHGAMRGILSTTDLNDDSLIEKARQSEGLVGRDLVREVMPKSVIKWDTELDEWTATEVSRLRGDSAQDAKGAHIVCMDFGMKWNIPRHFASRGNQVTVVPGDTSAEEILELQPDGVFLSNGPGDPEPLTYAHETIKKLVGQKPVFGICLGHQLLSLALGAKTFKLKFGHRGANQPVLDLETGKVEITTQNHGFAVEEDSLPDCLEVTHRNLNDDTVAGVRHKDAVAFGVQHHPEASSGPHDSHYLFERFQTVLSQSS; translated from the coding sequence ATGAGCGTCACAGCAAAACTTGCACTTGAAGACGGAACGATTTTCACCGGTCAAGGCTTCGGTGCGGAAGGCGAAATTAGCGGCGAGGTGGTTTTCAACACCTCAATGACCGGTTACCAGGAAATTCTGACGGACCCCAGTTACCGTGGGCAGATCGTCACAATGACCTACCCTGAAATCGGCAACTACGGCGTCAACTCAATTGACGTCGAACACGAAAAGCCCTCCCTCGCTGGCTTCATCGTCCGAGAAGAGAGCCGAGTTTTCAGCAATTACCGAGCCGAAGGCGACCTCGCGGGTTACCTCAAGAGCAACAACATCGTCGCTTTGGCTGGTATCGATACGCGAGCACTCGTGCGCCGCATTCGAGTCCACGGGGCAATGCGAGGCATTCTTTCGACGACGGACTTGAACGACGACTCACTGATCGAAAAAGCCCGCCAGTCGGAAGGTCTCGTCGGCCGCGATTTGGTTCGCGAGGTGATGCCCAAGTCGGTGATCAAATGGGACACCGAACTTGACGAATGGACCGCAACCGAAGTCAGTCGCCTGCGCGGTGACTCGGCTCAAGATGCCAAAGGAGCCCATATCGTCTGCATGGACTTCGGGATGAAATGGAATATCCCAAGGCACTTCGCCTCCCGAGGCAATCAGGTCACCGTCGTTCCCGGCGACACCAGCGCCGAAGAAATCTTAGAGTTGCAACCCGACGGCGTGTTCCTTTCCAACGGCCCTGGCGATCCCGAGCCACTTACGTACGCCCACGAGACGATCAAGAAGCTTGTCGGTCAGAAACCTGTGTTCGGAATCTGCCTGGGACACCAGCTTCTGTCGCTCGCCTTGGGTGCGAAAACGTTCAAACTGAAGTTTGGCCACCGGGGAGCCAATCAACCGGTACTCGACCTTGAAACCGGTAAAGTTGAGATCACGACGCAAAACCATGGCTTCGCCGTCGAAGAAGACTCACTGCCCGATTGCTTGGAAGTCACCCATCGCAACTTGAACGACGACACCGTTGCCGGTGTCCGACACAAAGATGCCGTCGCCTTCGGAGTCCAGCATCACCCCGAAGCATCGTCGGGACCTCACGATAGCCACTATCTTTTTGAGCGGTTCCAAACCGTGCTGTCACAGTCTAGCTAA
- a CDS encoding Maf family protein, translating into MQRLPSATIPGGLPLVLASGSPRRAQLLKAASYQFTIDPAGADAECGMCSRETAPELVARYAFRKAKDVATRHRSAMVLAADTVASVAGMILGKPSDELHAEEMLRTLSGRRHDVYTGVCLWRTNDQRCCVDVVRTELVMETLTDKMIEEYLSSMLWEGKAGAFGYQDGNDWIRIVGKGSESNVVGLPMERLKELLETFDQIAETIDTVGPEMPTSNQ; encoded by the coding sequence ATGCAAAGGTTACCTTCGGCAACTATCCCGGGTGGTTTGCCGTTGGTGTTGGCCAGCGGGTCGCCGCGCCGGGCTCAGCTGTTGAAGGCTGCTAGCTATCAATTCACCATTGATCCTGCCGGCGCCGATGCCGAATGTGGGATGTGCAGTCGTGAGACGGCGCCCGAACTGGTGGCTCGATACGCGTTTCGAAAGGCTAAGGACGTTGCGACTCGTCATCGTTCGGCAATGGTCCTGGCGGCCGATACTGTTGCCTCTGTCGCGGGGATGATCCTTGGTAAACCGAGTGATGAACTGCATGCCGAAGAGATGCTTCGAACACTTAGTGGACGACGACACGACGTCTATACCGGTGTTTGCCTTTGGCGCACAAACGATCAGAGATGTTGTGTCGATGTGGTTCGGACTGAATTGGTGATGGAAACCCTCACCGACAAAATGATTGAGGAATATCTGTCGTCGATGTTGTGGGAGGGCAAGGCGGGGGCCTTTGGTTACCAAGACGGGAACGACTGGATACGCATTGTCGGCAAAGGCAGCGAGAGCAACGTCGTCGGTCTACCAATGGAACGACTGAAAGAATTGTTGGAAACATTCGATCAAATAGCCGAAACAATCGATACGGTAGGCCCAGAGATGCCTACATCAAACCAGTGA
- a CDS encoding sulfatase, whose amino-acid sequence MIVRCCFSLLFVAHLLGSLASAADRPNVLLICVDDLKPTLGCYGDSIAQTPHIDALSKRGIQFNAAYCNQAVCAPSRNALMTGLRPQTLGIYDLGTNFRKGAPDAITMGQHFQAAGYRAEGMGKIYHRGHGNGDDAATWSVAHWNPKGPGYQLKSSRANPKTSKGKTRYAATERAEVDDDAYPDGQTAGEAIKRLNAAAGRTDTPFFIAVGFVKPHLPFVAPEKYWKLYDAAELPMPTVTSAPKGAPSYAKTNFGELRNYSDIPSKGSLKPATERELIHGYYAATSYMDAQVGRVLNELDRLDLRDNTIVVLWGDHGWHLGDHGMWCKHTNYEQAARIPLIISVPKDLGGKPRHSHALIETVDLYPTLSALAGLPAPEAVDGIDQSAVINGEQDSLRDHVIHVYPRSNRIGRAIRTDRYRLVAWESTKKRNPEPTDYELYDYEADPLETRNLAGDSDDVVRELRSFLTQHPAPKPSIASKN is encoded by the coding sequence ATGATTGTGCGTTGCTGTTTTTCTCTGCTATTCGTTGCTCATTTACTCGGTAGCTTAGCCTCTGCCGCAGACCGCCCCAATGTTCTGCTGATCTGCGTCGATGACCTTAAACCGACGCTCGGCTGCTATGGCGATTCGATCGCTCAGACGCCGCATATCGACGCCTTGTCAAAGCGTGGCATACAGTTCAATGCGGCGTACTGCAACCAAGCTGTTTGCGCGCCTTCACGAAACGCGTTGATGACCGGACTCCGCCCCCAAACGCTCGGCATCTATGACCTAGGCACCAACTTCCGTAAAGGTGCCCCTGATGCGATCACGATGGGGCAGCATTTTCAAGCAGCCGGGTACCGGGCCGAAGGGATGGGAAAGATCTACCATCGTGGACATGGAAACGGTGACGATGCGGCGACCTGGTCCGTCGCACACTGGAACCCCAAGGGCCCTGGATATCAATTGAAGTCGTCACGGGCGAATCCCAAGACATCAAAGGGCAAGACTCGCTACGCGGCGACAGAACGTGCCGAAGTGGACGACGACGCCTACCCCGATGGACAAACCGCCGGAGAGGCAATCAAACGATTAAACGCCGCCGCAGGGCGCACGGACACGCCGTTCTTCATAGCGGTCGGATTCGTGAAACCCCACCTGCCTTTCGTCGCTCCGGAGAAATACTGGAAGCTATATGACGCGGCGGAATTGCCAATGCCAACGGTCACGTCAGCTCCCAAGGGTGCGCCAAGTTATGCGAAAACGAATTTTGGCGAGCTGCGCAATTACAGCGATATTCCATCAAAAGGCTCGCTTAAGCCCGCCACCGAGCGAGAGCTGATCCACGGATACTATGCGGCGACCAGTTACATGGACGCACAAGTGGGTCGCGTGCTGAATGAACTCGATCGACTCGATCTACGTGACAACACGATCGTCGTGCTATGGGGCGATCATGGTTGGCACCTCGGTGATCACGGAATGTGGTGCAAGCACACCAACTATGAACAAGCCGCTCGAATCCCGTTGATCATCTCCGTCCCAAAAGATTTGGGGGGCAAGCCACGTCACAGTCACGCGTTGATTGAAACCGTCGACCTCTACCCAACCTTGTCTGCGTTGGCAGGATTGCCGGCTCCGGAAGCGGTCGACGGAATCGACCAATCCGCCGTCATTAACGGTGAACAAGACTCGCTCCGCGACCACGTCATTCACGTGTACCCACGATCCAACCGTATTGGTCGCGCGATCCGCACCGACCGTTACCGTTTGGTCGCTTGGGAATCGACAAAGAAACGGAATCCCGAACCGACCGATTACGAACTCTATGATTACGAAGCCGACCCACTCGAGACGAGGAATCTCGCCGGTGACTCCGACGATGTTGTTCGCGAACTGCGGTCGTTCTTAACGCAGCATCCGGCTCCGAAACCTTCGATCGCTTCGAAGAATTAA
- the hemP gene encoding hemin uptake protein HemP: MHDEHRTSPSPPPEIELPKIVRFEELARCGEEVWIEFSGQIYRLRKTRQGKLILTK; the protein is encoded by the coding sequence ATGCACGACGAACACCGAACGTCGCCCAGCCCCCCACCCGAAATCGAGCTACCGAAGATCGTCCGCTTCGAAGAACTCGCCCGCTGCGGGGAAGAGGTTTGGATTGAATTCTCGGGACAGATTTACCGACTGCGAAAGACACGCCAGGGCAAGCTGATCCTCACCAAATAG
- a CDS encoding methyltransferase RsmF C-terminal domain-like protein, whose product MDVSKAEIASQLIPVLGDQRDSAGDIERFAESLFEKHSSSVRVHWGLSQSDINLPLQPIVWYRLGYQCMDPSIRLGQTLDFAVGDYYLQDSGSMLALAACEADRPIEVEAPRRLICDLCAAPGGKATALLESIGDGFLLANEPIKSRVAPLAFNLARTGSNRYAISSMDPERLAHQLGGIFDLVVVDAPCSGQALLSKGKQTLSSITIAQVEHSAARARRILQSAFMLLRPGGQLVFSTCTFAERENEAQIDWLIDEFPAIPDPVDRLSPYQSAPRRRSHENSPENACCYRLWPHRDRCAGSFAASVRSDVDVPSVGSFRERKSKGKRRKQKQGTDIELPEAVATMIEAKELRIEEGEVNLWAWPADAPSWVEAISISGPELAYRTGRTWKPSHHLARRRDLQFIDSLEVDEADAWRYLRGESIRCETNGWRVVCHRGRGLGWIKASGGVGKNHLPPAARF is encoded by the coding sequence GTGGACGTTTCAAAAGCAGAAATCGCATCGCAGTTAATTCCGGTCCTCGGTGATCAACGTGATTCCGCCGGAGACATCGAGCGTTTTGCGGAGAGCCTATTTGAAAAGCATTCCAGTTCCGTTCGAGTGCATTGGGGGCTTTCACAATCCGACATCAATCTGCCGCTGCAGCCGATCGTGTGGTATCGGTTGGGGTATCAGTGCATGGACCCTAGCATCAGGCTCGGACAAACGTTGGACTTTGCGGTCGGTGATTACTACCTGCAAGACTCCGGTTCGATGTTGGCCTTGGCCGCATGCGAAGCCGATCGGCCAATCGAAGTCGAAGCACCGAGGCGATTGATTTGCGATTTGTGTGCGGCGCCCGGTGGCAAAGCAACGGCGCTCCTTGAGAGCATCGGCGACGGATTCCTATTGGCCAACGAGCCGATTAAGTCTCGGGTCGCTCCGCTGGCATTCAATTTGGCTCGCACCGGTAGCAATCGCTATGCGATCAGTTCGATGGATCCGGAACGATTGGCTCATCAACTGGGAGGCATCTTTGATTTGGTCGTGGTCGATGCACCTTGTAGTGGTCAGGCATTGCTGAGCAAGGGCAAGCAGACGTTGTCTTCGATCACGATAGCCCAGGTTGAACACAGCGCCGCGCGGGCGAGGCGGATTCTCCAATCGGCGTTCATGCTGCTTCGCCCAGGCGGACAACTTGTATTTAGCACCTGTACCTTTGCCGAGAGAGAAAACGAAGCTCAGATCGATTGGTTGATCGATGAGTTTCCTGCAATCCCAGATCCAGTTGATCGGCTATCTCCTTATCAAAGCGCACCGCGCCGACGAAGTCACGAAAACTCCCCAGAGAACGCATGCTGCTATCGGTTGTGGCCACACCGCGACCGATGCGCGGGAAGTTTTGCGGCTTCGGTGCGATCCGATGTCGATGTTCCGAGTGTGGGAAGTTTTCGAGAACGTAAGTCAAAGGGAAAACGGAGAAAACAAAAACAGGGCACGGACATCGAACTCCCCGAAGCCGTTGCGACAATGATTGAAGCCAAAGAATTACGAATCGAAGAAGGCGAGGTCAACCTATGGGCGTGGCCCGCCGACGCGCCAAGTTGGGTGGAGGCAATATCAATCTCCGGCCCTGAGCTTGCTTATCGAACCGGACGGACATGGAAACCTTCGCATCATTTGGCGAGACGTCGCGATTTGCAATTCATTGATTCACTCGAAGTCGACGAGGCCGACGCATGGCGATACCTTCGTGGAGAATCGATTCGTTGTGAAACAAATGGCTGGCGTGTGGTCTGCCATCGAGGGAGAGGCTTGGGGTGGATCAAGGCGTCCGGCGGCGTCGGCAAAAATCACCTTCCGCCGGCGGCGCGTTTCTGA